In Desertibacillus haloalkaliphilus, a single genomic region encodes these proteins:
- a CDS encoding type IV pilus twitching motility protein PilT has translation MKEQVEDLLKLAFETNASDLHITVGAPPIVRINGSLKQYGKEALTPSETEAMARALIPEKHWDDFVERGEYDFSYGIPGVSRFRLNVYRQRSCISFVARVIPTKVPSLEDLQMPAVLQTLAEKPQGLILVTGPTGSGKSTTLAAMIDYINRNYSKHIITLEDPIEYLHKHQLSIINQREVGFDTEKFANGLRASLRQDPDIILVGEMRDLETISTAITAAETGHLVLATLHTSSAPQTIDRIIDVFPPHQQPQIRIQLAATLVGIVAQRLFPAADGKGRVAATEVLVNQPSVANLIRNEKNHQIKSVMQTSRAQGMHTLEMAIKQLRDQKRISADIATQYLGDGEV, from the coding sequence ATGAAAGAACAGGTTGAAGATTTACTAAAGCTCGCCTTTGAAACGAATGCATCTGATTTACACATTACCGTTGGAGCGCCACCGATTGTTCGCATCAACGGGTCGTTAAAGCAGTATGGGAAAGAAGCGCTCACTCCGAGTGAAACAGAAGCAATGGCGAGAGCACTCATTCCAGAGAAACACTGGGATGACTTTGTTGAACGAGGGGAATATGACTTTTCTTACGGAATCCCTGGTGTCTCACGTTTTCGCTTAAATGTCTATCGGCAACGCTCATGCATCAGCTTTGTTGCCAGGGTGATACCAACGAAGGTACCTAGTTTAGAAGATTTACAAATGCCAGCGGTGTTACAAACGTTAGCGGAGAAGCCACAAGGGTTAATTTTAGTGACTGGACCAACAGGATCAGGGAAATCAACAACGCTAGCAGCGATGATTGATTACATTAACCGCAACTACTCCAAGCACATCATTACGCTAGAAGATCCGATCGAGTATCTTCACAAGCATCAGCTCAGCATTATCAATCAACGGGAGGTTGGTTTTGATACTGAAAAGTTTGCGAACGGCTTACGGGCATCGTTACGTCAAGACCCCGATATTATCCTTGTCGGTGAAATGCGTGACCTAGAGACGATTTCCACTGCGATTACCGCAGCGGAAACAGGGCACCTTGTTTTAGCAACGCTTCATACGAGCAGTGCACCACAGACGATTGACCGAATCATTGATGTGTTCCCACCACATCAACAGCCACAAATTCGTATCCAGCTGGCAGCGACTCTCGTTGGCATCGTCGCCCAGCGCTTATTTCCAGCAGCAGATGGGAAAGGCCGAGTAGCTGCGACAGAAGTGCTCGTTAATCAGCCATCAGTGGCGAATCTGATCCGTAATGAGAAAAACCATCAAATTAAAAGTGTGATGCAAACGAGCCGAGCCCAAGGCATGCACACACTTGAAATGGCGATCAAGCAACTTCGTGACCAAAAGCGGATTTCAGCTGACATTGCTACACAATATTTAGGCGACGGTGAAGTGTAA
- a CDS encoding prepilin peptidase, which yields METILYIYIFILGLVLGSFYNVVGIRVADGESIVKPRSHCPRCQRTLSASELIPVLSYLFQRGTCKGCGTKVSIKYPLFEGLTACLFLVAAVLVGWTSELLIALLLISLLVIITISDLHKMLIPNKILLFFFIVFIPITVLIPHEPWWDGIVGFFVGGGLLYLIAIVSRGGMGGGDVKLFAVLGFILGTRDVLLTLFAATFIGAVVGGIMMMTGKVKRKNPIPFGPFIAIGALVIYFFGESLWHWYVQFL from the coding sequence ATGGAAACGATCCTTTATATTTATATATTCATCCTCGGCCTTGTCCTTGGCTCTTTTTACAATGTTGTCGGTATTCGTGTTGCTGATGGCGAATCAATTGTCAAGCCGCGCTCGCATTGTCCGCGCTGTCAGCGTACCTTATCAGCATCTGAGTTGATTCCGGTGCTATCGTATCTATTTCAGCGAGGAACGTGTAAAGGCTGCGGGACGAAGGTGTCTATCAAGTATCCGTTATTTGAAGGGCTAACGGCGTGTTTGTTTTTAGTCGCAGCCGTGCTCGTTGGCTGGACGAGTGAGTTATTAATTGCACTCCTTCTCATTTCGTTACTGGTCATCATTACGATTTCTGACTTACATAAGATGCTTATACCAAATAAAATTTTATTGTTTTTCTTTATCGTTTTCATTCCAATCACTGTGCTTATTCCACATGAGCCATGGTGGGACGGGATTGTTGGTTTTTTTGTAGGTGGCGGACTTCTCTATTTGATTGCCATCGTCAGCCGTGGTGGTATGGGGGGCGGGGATGTTAAGCTTTTTGCTGTGCTCGGGTTCATACTCGGGACGCGTGACGTGCTGTTAACATTGTTTGCTGCAACGTTTATCGGTGCTGTTGTTGGGGGAATAATGATGATGACAGGAAAAGTGAAGCGTAAAAATCCCATCCCTTTTGGTCCTTTTATTGCGATCGGTGCGCTTGTCATTTATTTCTTCGGGGAAAGCCTTTGGCATTGGTATGTACAATTTCTCTAA
- a CDS encoding GspE/PulE family protein, which produces MARKRLGDLLVESGLITEEQLQVALKEKSPDQKLGDALLQEGYITEQQLIEVLEFQLGIPHISLHRYPIDTNLVKMVPKELAKRHNVIPLKKEGNKLFVAMADPMDYFVIEELRMATGFQIEPGIATKDELMRMISKHYDLQESMEELMGDLPTDEDIEETRITDDDSPVVRLVNQIITNAVTQRTSDIHIDPQENEVRVRYRIDGVLHTERTLPKHMQNVIIARIKIMSNLNITESRVPQDGRIKMNINFKPVDIRVATLPSIYGEKIVMRLLDLSSAINNIDKLGLNKYNHSLFMNMITQPNGIVLITGPTGSGKSSTLYAALNKLNTEEVNIITVEDPVEYQLEGVSQVNVNENTGMTFARGLRSILRQDPDIIMIGEVRDLETAQIAVRASLTGHLVLSTLHTNDSIATITRLIDMGIEPFLVASSLAGVVSQRLVRRVCRDCTEPEQATEREKEIFKKRGLTINTVNRAKGCPSCNMTGYRGRIAIHEVLRIDDEIRAMIMNNEPIAAIRRYALKNGTIFLIDDGLIKVKQGITTTEEILRVSLAE; this is translated from the coding sequence ATGGCAAGAAAACGTTTAGGTGATTTGCTCGTTGAATCAGGGTTAATTACAGAAGAGCAATTACAGGTCGCCTTAAAGGAAAAATCACCCGATCAAAAACTAGGGGATGCGCTGTTACAGGAAGGGTACATTACCGAACAACAATTAATTGAAGTGCTTGAGTTTCAGCTTGGGATTCCTCATATTAGCTTACACCGTTATCCGATCGACACTAACCTAGTTAAGATGGTTCCAAAAGAGCTTGCAAAACGTCATAACGTCATTCCGCTAAAAAAGGAAGGAAATAAGCTGTTTGTGGCAATGGCTGATCCAATGGATTATTTCGTGATTGAAGAATTGAGAATGGCGACAGGCTTTCAGATCGAGCCTGGGATTGCAACCAAAGATGAATTAATGCGGATGATTAGCAAGCACTACGACCTTCAAGAGTCGATGGAAGAATTGATGGGGGATCTACCGACCGACGAGGACATTGAGGAAACAAGAATAACCGATGATGACTCTCCCGTTGTTCGTCTCGTCAACCAAATCATTACAAATGCGGTTACACAACGAACAAGTGACATTCACATAGATCCACAGGAAAATGAAGTTCGCGTCCGGTATCGTATTGATGGTGTGCTTCATACCGAGCGTACGCTGCCAAAGCATATGCAAAATGTCATTATTGCTCGAATTAAGATCATGTCGAATTTGAATATTACCGAAAGTCGTGTCCCACAGGATGGACGGATTAAGATGAACATTAATTTTAAGCCGGTTGATATTCGCGTGGCAACGTTACCTTCGATTTATGGTGAAAAAATTGTGATGAGGCTGCTTGATTTGAGTTCAGCGATTAATAACATTGATAAACTTGGTTTAAACAAATACAACCATTCGTTATTTATGAATATGATTACCCAGCCGAATGGGATTGTTTTAATTACGGGACCAACAGGGTCAGGGAAGTCATCGACCCTATACGCCGCACTCAACAAACTCAATACCGAGGAAGTGAACATTATTACCGTTGAAGATCCGGTTGAGTATCAGCTTGAGGGGGTTTCACAAGTCAATGTTAATGAGAATACGGGCATGACATTTGCGCGGGGATTGCGTTCAATTTTAAGGCAAGACCCAGACATTATTATGATCGGGGAAGTTCGTGACCTTGAAACGGCGCAAATTGCCGTTCGTGCGTCATTAACAGGGCACCTCGTTTTAAGTACTCTTCATACGAATGATTCGATTGCAACGATTACCCGCCTCATCGACATGGGCATTGAGCCATTTTTAGTCGCGTCATCACTTGCTGGTGTTGTCTCACAGCGTCTTGTGCGTAGAGTTTGTCGAGACTGTACTGAACCGGAACAAGCAACCGAACGTGAGAAAGAGATCTTTAAAAAACGTGGCTTAACAATCAATACAGTCAACCGTGCAAAAGGCTGTCCGAGCTGTAATATGACGGGTTACCGTGGCAGGATTGCGATTCATGAAGTCCTCCGCATCGACGATGAGATCCGTGCGATGATTATGAACAACGAACCGATTGCTGCGATTCGTCGCTATGCGTTAAAAAATGGAACGATTTTTCTCATTGATGACGGGTTAATCAAAGTGAAGCAGGGGATTACAACGACTGAGGAAATTTTACGAGTGTCACTAGCGGAATAA
- a CDS encoding type II secretion system protein, whose product MIKRMKLLKDQRGLTLIELLAVVVILGIIAAIAVPAIGNIIGDTDDRATASDALNIISGAKLYAASSAEANRDCADNDGCDNDELTRYIDGVDLDDVGITVARTEADWTIDGHDVADLDEINDVDGLVTEQEIIDYLEGLEE is encoded by the coding sequence ATGATCAAACGAATGAAATTATTAAAGGATCAACGCGGTCTAACGTTGATCGAACTGTTAGCCGTTGTTGTTATTTTAGGAATCATCGCAGCGATTGCTGTGCCGGCGATTGGGAATATAATTGGGGATACGGATGATCGTGCAACCGCCTCTGATGCGTTAAATATTATCTCAGGTGCTAAGCTATATGCAGCTAGTAGTGCTGAGGCAAATAGGGATTGTGCTGATAACGACGGTTGTGATAATGATGAACTTACACGTTATATTGATGGTGTAGACTTGGATGATGTAGGGATTACTGTTGCTCGTACGGAAGCTGATTGGACGATTGATGGGCATGATGTAGCTGATTTAGATGAAATAAATGATGTTGACGGTCTTGTTACTGAACAAGAAATTATCGATTATCTAGAAGGTCTGGAAGAATAG
- a CDS encoding Maf family protein translates to MKTFILASGSPRRKELLEQAFLPFTISTSSIDEQINPNHTPSEAVESLARQKATDVFEKNPDAIVLGSDTVVALDQQILGKPKDADHARAMLSQLSGTEHAVYTGVAIVSKDQTRTFHERTSVTFWELTADEIEQYVSTNEPFDKAGAYGIQGFGATLVKSIAGDYFSVVGLPLARTVRELKSFGITPQVS, encoded by the coding sequence ATGAAAACATTTATTTTAGCCTCTGGTTCACCACGCCGTAAAGAACTTCTCGAACAAGCTTTTCTACCTTTTACCATATCCACAAGTTCAATAGACGAACAGATCAATCCCAACCACACTCCAAGTGAAGCTGTCGAATCGTTAGCTCGCCAAAAGGCAACAGATGTCTTTGAAAAAAATCCTGATGCTATCGTGCTCGGGTCTGATACAGTTGTGGCCTTAGATCAGCAAATTCTCGGAAAACCGAAGGACGCTGATCATGCAAGAGCGATGCTCAGCCAACTCTCAGGAACAGAGCATGCGGTCTATACTGGGGTTGCGATTGTCAGCAAAGACCAAACTCGAACATTCCATGAAAGAACAAGCGTCACCTTCTGGGAGTTAACTGCTGACGAGATTGAGCAATACGTCAGCACCAATGAGCCGTTTGATAAGGCAGGTGCCTATGGCATCCAAGGCTTTGGTGCAACGCTTGTCAAGTCGATAGCAGGTGACTATTTTTCGGTCGTTGGGCTACCACTTGCGCGCACGGTTCGTGAGTTGAAGTCATTTGGGATTACCCCACAGGTCTCTTAA
- a CDS encoding PilN domain-containing protein, which produces MLVDINLLPNREKKRPLFTVTLVIFALIFILFTTALLVMYMSLKADVESAEQEYHRLVIERADLEEEVGIVQGEEIGIRLREAIDYTEGLQVPTTIFISDLNMRLPSHGYLSSYNYQNRQTGIQVQFETLEDVAAYVTELERSAFVADVQINSVHTFEHEGETNQFKVIPRYDVSLSLQADPLELRKEERSRHGMAH; this is translated from the coding sequence TTGTTAGTTGATATCAACTTACTTCCTAATCGTGAGAAAAAACGTCCTCTTTTTACGGTCACATTGGTCATCTTTGCACTGATTTTTATTTTGTTTACGACGGCTTTACTTGTGATGTATATGAGTCTAAAAGCAGATGTCGAATCGGCTGAACAAGAATATCACCGCCTTGTGATAGAACGAGCGGACCTTGAGGAAGAGGTTGGGATTGTTCAAGGAGAGGAAATCGGTATTCGCTTACGTGAAGCGATTGATTATACAGAAGGCCTCCAAGTACCGACGACAATCTTCATTTCAGATTTGAATATGCGCTTACCTAGCCACGGCTATTTAAGCTCGTATAATTATCAAAACCGTCAAACAGGCATTCAAGTTCAATTCGAAACATTAGAGGACGTAGCTGCATATGTGACTGAATTAGAACGGTCAGCGTTTGTTGCCGATGTGCAAATCAACTCGGTACATACGTTTGAACATGAAGGAGAGACCAACCAATTTAAGGTCATACCTCGTTATGATGTAAGTTTGTCACTGCAAGCAGATCCGCTTGAATTAAGGAAGGAGGAGAGAAGTCGTCATGGAATGGCTCATTGA
- the pilM gene encoding type IV pilus biogenesis protein PilM, whose translation MFTFKANKKTISLTINDYVVRMVENKNHTLPGVVRTRERELPAGIVENGKVVDELAFVGMIESCVRDWGIKNRPVQFFVPDSTVIMKKVEVPLDVADDEVNGYIMMELGSSIHLPFSNPVLDVHVLPAVEGQDVREGFLFAAPEDEVLTYTELLDEAKLKPIAADVTALALYRYFYQQDIAATKSNYLFAKFDLTTVNISIFSEHHPEFIRHQTLDLGNDAWTSSYQQETKQLSWRYKGNEEEIWSKLDDQLQEIERILNFYRYSMHQGNKQVTNIIVTGDHPYLTGIKEQLAERVEIPVSITEAKETDGKQSFSQGFIATIGLSLKEVT comes from the coding sequence ATGTTTACGTTTAAAGCGAATAAAAAAACGATTAGTCTAACGATCAACGATTACGTCGTTCGAATGGTTGAAAATAAAAATCATACACTGCCTGGCGTCGTGCGTACGCGTGAACGAGAGTTACCGGCGGGAATCGTCGAAAATGGGAAGGTTGTTGACGAGCTAGCCTTTGTCGGTATGATCGAGAGTTGTGTCCGCGATTGGGGCATTAAAAACAGACCAGTGCAGTTTTTTGTTCCAGATTCAACTGTGATTATGAAAAAGGTTGAGGTCCCATTAGATGTTGCTGATGATGAGGTCAATGGCTATATAATGATGGAGCTTGGTAGCTCGATTCACTTGCCGTTTTCTAATCCGGTCCTTGATGTTCATGTTTTGCCAGCAGTCGAAGGGCAAGACGTTCGTGAGGGATTTTTATTTGCGGCCCCAGAGGATGAAGTTCTTACATATACTGAATTACTAGATGAAGCAAAGCTTAAGCCTATAGCAGCCGATGTGACAGCGCTTGCGTTATATCGTTATTTTTATCAACAAGATATTGCCGCGACGAAGAGCAATTACTTGTTTGCGAAGTTCGATTTAACGACTGTGAATATTAGTATTTTTTCAGAGCATCACCCTGAATTTATTCGACATCAAACGCTTGACCTCGGAAACGATGCGTGGACAAGCAGCTATCAACAAGAAACGAAGCAGTTAAGCTGGCGTTACAAAGGGAATGAAGAAGAGATTTGGTCCAAACTTGATGATCAGCTCCAGGAGATTGAGCGAATTTTAAACTTTTACCGCTATTCGATGCACCAAGGGAACAAGCAAGTGACAAACATCATAGTCACTGGTGATCATCCGTACCTCACTGGCATTAAAGAACAGCTCGCTGAGCGTGTTGAAATTCCAGTTTCAATCACGGAAGCAAAAGAGACTGATGGAAAACAGTCATTTTCGCAAGGGTTTATAGCGACGATCGGGCTGTCGTTGAAAGAGGTGACATAA
- a CDS encoding type II secretion system F family protein, with amino-acid sequence MPTYKYIGKNRRGQRKKGTIESRSKNQAVQMLREMNLMPIEIVETQPSIWKQDITIGNPVKSQDFVIYCRQFATLIRAGITIIDATRILAKQTESKALKKVLQQMDEDLQKGTAISAAVEKHRKVFPSMFVNMMKAGEASGNLDETLDRLATYFEKQFQLKKKIQSAMSYPIAIGLVTVGVVMFLLASVVPTFVDMFAQFDAQLPAITVFVLDASDFVQAYWWLLILVIALIVIGIILLQKRDERVSYWIGYISLKTPLFGKLLQKAAVARMTRTLSSLFASSVPILQALTIVEKVVDHPVLGKVIFEARDSLEKGNSLAQPLEDSWVFPPLVSQMVQIGEETGSLDLMLAKVADFYEDEVERSVDSLKSLIEPLMIVLLAGIVGTIVLAIMLPMFEIFNAF; translated from the coding sequence ATGCCAACGTACAAATACATTGGAAAGAACCGTCGTGGTCAACGGAAGAAAGGCACCATAGAAAGCCGCTCTAAAAATCAGGCTGTCCAAATGTTAAGGGAAATGAACCTGATGCCAATTGAGATCGTTGAAACGCAGCCAAGCATATGGAAGCAAGACATCACGATCGGAAATCCCGTCAAAAGCCAGGACTTCGTCATTTACTGCCGCCAGTTCGCGACGTTAATACGAGCGGGGATTACGATTATTGATGCGACGAGAATCTTAGCGAAGCAAACAGAAAGTAAAGCATTAAAAAAAGTCCTTCAGCAAATGGACGAAGATTTACAAAAAGGTACAGCGATCTCTGCTGCGGTGGAAAAGCATCGCAAAGTCTTCCCATCAATGTTTGTGAACATGATGAAGGCTGGTGAAGCGAGTGGGAATTTGGATGAAACGCTCGACCGGCTAGCCACTTATTTTGAAAAGCAATTCCAACTCAAAAAGAAAATTCAATCAGCGATGAGCTATCCAATTGCGATCGGGCTAGTGACGGTCGGGGTTGTGATGTTTTTATTAGCTTCTGTCGTACCAACGTTTGTTGATATGTTTGCCCAATTCGACGCCCAGCTGCCTGCAATTACAGTCTTCGTCCTAGACGCAAGTGACTTCGTCCAAGCGTATTGGTGGCTGTTGATTTTAGTAATCGCCCTAATTGTTATAGGCATCATTCTTTTACAAAAACGAGATGAACGTGTCAGTTATTGGATCGGCTATATCAGTTTAAAAACTCCGCTGTTCGGGAAACTATTACAGAAAGCGGCTGTCGCAAGAATGACGCGTACGCTCTCATCATTGTTTGCAAGCTCGGTACCGATCCTGCAAGCATTAACGATCGTTGAAAAGGTCGTCGATCATCCGGTGCTTGGAAAGGTGATTTTTGAAGCGAGAGATAGCCTTGAAAAGGGGAATTCATTAGCACAGCCACTTGAAGATAGCTGGGTCTTTCCACCACTCGTATCACAAATGGTGCAAATCGGTGAAGAGACGGGATCCTTAGATTTAATGCTCGCAAAAGTGGCGGACTTTTATGAAGATGAGGTAGAACGAAGTGTCGATTCTCTAAAATCGTTAATCGAACCATTAATGATTGTGTTATTAGCCGGCATCGTCGGGACAATCGTCTTAGCGATTATGTTACCAATGTTTGAAATTTTTAACGCTTTTTAA
- the radC gene encoding RadC family protein — translation MIRDVPVSERPRERLLNEGAKYLSNQELLAILLRSGTRHESVISLAQRMLQHFDGLHLLKDATIEELIAIKGIGRAKAVEIRAALELGRRISCLRSEDRYVIRSPDDVSRYVMDEMRFLTQEHFVCLYLNTKNQVIHKQTVFIGSLNASIVHPREVFKEAFRRSAASMICLHNHPSGDPTPSHEDIEVTKRLAESGKVLGIELLDHVIIGDQKYISLKEKGYVQ, via the coding sequence ATGATTCGTGATGTTCCTGTCAGTGAACGGCCGAGAGAGCGCCTGCTTAATGAAGGTGCAAAATACTTATCGAATCAAGAGCTGTTAGCGATATTGTTGCGAAGTGGTACACGTCATGAATCTGTGATTTCACTTGCGCAACGAATGTTGCAGCATTTTGATGGCTTGCATTTATTAAAGGATGCGACCATTGAAGAGCTAATAGCGATCAAAGGGATAGGCCGTGCAAAAGCGGTTGAGATACGTGCAGCGCTTGAGCTCGGTAGAAGAATTAGCTGCTTACGCTCAGAAGATCGTTACGTGATTCGTTCCCCAGATGATGTGTCGCGCTATGTGATGGATGAAATGCGTTTTTTAACTCAAGAGCATTTCGTTTGCTTATATTTAAATACGAAGAATCAAGTCATTCATAAACAAACAGTATTTATCGGTAGTTTAAATGCAAGCATTGTTCATCCACGCGAAGTTTTTAAGGAGGCTTTTCGACGTTCAGCCGCCTCGATGATTTGTCTTCATAATCATCCATCTGGTGATCCAACACCGAGTCACGAGGACATCGAAGTGACAAAGAGATTGGCTGAAAGTGGAAAGGTTCTAGGTATTGAGCTACTTGATCATGTCATTATTGGTGATCAAAAATATATAAGTCTTAAGGAAAAAGGATACGTTCAATAG
- the mreC gene encoding rod shape-determining protein MreC, translating into MPQFFSNKRLIVLMVSIIILVALIGFSMSDRERVTWPEQFMRDSVGWVQTIFNKPAQSVAGFFENIQEMRYIYEENKVLKSRLDEYAAVSVERNLLKGENESLKQLIEIEESLNDYQMRPALVIHRTPDRWSEFIGINKGAQHGIEPNMAVINSQGLIGKVNNVSQFSSTVQLLSDHDPTNRVSAMIHGEEPVFGFVEGYDQERGTLLVKKLDVDADIEEDQIVSTSGLGGIFPEGLPIGKVVDVEPDEYGLTANAHVEPEADFYNIDYVMVIERTSTSLDPELIEGDDS; encoded by the coding sequence ATGCCACAATTTTTTTCCAACAAACGACTTATTGTTCTTATGGTCAGCATTATTATTTTAGTGGCATTGATTGGTTTTTCAATGAGTGATCGCGAGAGAGTGACATGGCCAGAACAATTTATGAGAGATTCTGTCGGATGGGTACAAACCATCTTCAACAAACCCGCTCAATCTGTAGCGGGTTTCTTTGAGAATATACAAGAGATGAGATACATTTATGAGGAAAATAAAGTCCTAAAGTCCCGTTTAGATGAATATGCTGCGGTTTCAGTTGAGCGAAATTTGCTAAAGGGTGAGAATGAAAGTTTAAAACAGCTGATTGAAATTGAAGAAAGCTTAAATGACTATCAAATGAGACCTGCACTGGTCATTCACCGCACCCCTGATCGTTGGAGTGAGTTTATTGGTATCAATAAAGGTGCTCAACACGGGATTGAACCGAACATGGCGGTCATCAATTCCCAAGGATTAATTGGTAAAGTCAATAATGTTTCTCAATTTTCATCCACAGTACAGCTATTATCGGATCATGATCCGACAAACCGGGTATCCGCAATGATTCACGGTGAGGAGCCGGTTTTTGGTTTTGTTGAAGGGTATGATCAAGAGCGAGGGACATTGCTAGTAAAAAAGTTGGACGTTGATGCTGATATTGAAGAGGATCAAATCGTTAGTACTTCAGGGTTAGGGGGAATCTTCCCAGAAGGACTGCCGATTGGCAAAGTTGTTGATGTAGAACCAGATGAATACGGCCTCACTGCCAACGCTCATGTTGAGCCAGAAGCTGATTTTTATAACATTGATTACGTGATGGTGATTGAGCGAACAAGTACGTCGCTAGATCCGGAATTGATTGAGGGGGATGATTCGTGA
- a CDS encoding rod shape-determining protein — translation MFGGFSKDLGIDLGTANTLVYVKGKGVIVREPSVVALRTDTGSIEAVGNDAKNMIGRTPGNIVAVRPMKDGVIADFDTTATMMKYFIKQAQKNRSIFTRKPNVMVCVPSGITAVEKRAVEDATKQAGAREAYTIEEPFAAAIGADLPVWEPTGSMVVDIGGGTTEVAIISLGGIVTSQSIRVAGDDMDEAIIQYIKKNYNLMIGERTAEALKVEVGSAGDPEGVEDMDIRGRDLVTGLPQTVSITAKEISGALDDTVTTIIESVKNTLEKSPPELAADIMDRGIVLTGGGALLRNIDRVLSEETNMPVLVAEEPLDCVALGTGRALENLHLFRSKAGITVRSQRKG, via the coding sequence ATGTTTGGTGGTTTTTCAAAAGACTTAGGTATAGATTTAGGGACAGCGAATACGCTCGTTTATGTGAAGGGCAAAGGTGTGATTGTTAGAGAACCATCTGTTGTTGCCTTACGGACGGATACGGGTTCGATTGAGGCTGTCGGGAATGATGCAAAGAATATGATTGGACGTACGCCAGGAAACATCGTTGCTGTTCGCCCAATGAAGGATGGCGTTATTGCAGACTTCGACACAACGGCAACAATGATGAAATACTTCATTAAACAAGCACAAAAAAATCGCTCGATCTTTACAAGAAAGCCAAATGTGATGGTATGTGTACCATCTGGCATTACAGCAGTTGAAAAAAGAGCGGTTGAAGATGCAACCAAGCAAGCAGGTGCACGTGAAGCCTACACAATTGAAGAACCGTTTGCGGCTGCGATTGGTGCGGATCTACCGGTATGGGAGCCAACAGGGAGCATGGTCGTTGATATTGGTGGCGGAACAACAGAAGTCGCTATCATCTCCCTAGGTGGGATTGTAACGAGTCAATCAATCCGTGTTGCAGGTGACGATATGGATGAAGCAATCATTCAATACATTAAGAAAAATTATAATTTAATGATCGGTGAACGAACAGCAGAAGCGCTAAAAGTAGAAGTTGGTTCGGCTGGTGACCCTGAAGGTGTCGAGGATATGGATATTCGTGGACGTGACCTTGTGACAGGCTTGCCACAAACGGTTTCCATCACAGCAAAGGAGATCTCAGGTGCGTTAGATGATACGGTCACAACGATTATTGAATCAGTGAAGAACACGCTTGAAAAGTCACCTCCAGAATTAGCAGCTGATATTATGGACCGAGGCATCGTCTTAACAGGCGGTGGAGCTCTTCTTCGTAACATTGATCGTGTCTTAAGTGAAGAGACGAACATGCCAGTACTCGTTGCTGAAGAGCCACTTGATTGCGTTGCACTAGGAACTGGACGAGCGCTTGAGAACCTTCACCTGTTTCGATCGAAGGCAGGGATTACGGTCCGCTCGCAAAGAAAAGGCTAA